From one Verrucomicrobiota bacterium genomic stretch:
- the ftsY gene encoding signal recognition particle-docking protein FtsY has product MKQATKKMMGAFRGWVDRMKHGEVDWDELEATLIQCDLGLPMVEKILERLKGQNLSATNAQEAAVAELYKLWEDEVRSVDDLLSKEVWLIVGVNGVGKTTTIAKLAHRFKQRGRKVHLVAADTFRAGAIAQLGVWAERLDLTITSGVEGGDPASAAYKGLEEAETHGANLILIDTAGRLHNKENLMRELEKIKRVINKQDEDAPHETIMVLDATNGSNAFQQAKLFHQGVDLTGAIVTKLDSSAKGGVVAALKDELDIDTLMVGLGEGMDDLMIFDPQAYVESFFG; this is encoded by the coding sequence ATGAAACAAGCGACAAAGAAAATGATGGGAGCCTTCCGAGGCTGGGTAGACCGCATGAAACATGGTGAGGTGGATTGGGATGAACTCGAAGCGACCTTGATCCAATGTGATTTAGGTCTTCCGATGGTGGAAAAAATCTTGGAACGCTTGAAAGGGCAAAATCTCTCAGCGACGAATGCTCAGGAGGCCGCTGTGGCAGAATTATATAAATTGTGGGAGGATGAAGTAAGATCGGTAGATGATCTTCTCTCCAAGGAAGTTTGGTTAATAGTGGGTGTAAATGGTGTTGGCAAAACGACAACCATTGCCAAATTAGCTCATCGTTTTAAGCAGCGAGGGCGTAAAGTTCATTTGGTAGCGGCAGATACTTTTCGTGCTGGCGCCATTGCTCAGCTTGGAGTTTGGGCAGAGCGTCTTGATTTAACAATTACTAGTGGTGTGGAAGGTGGAGATCCTGCTTCCGCAGCTTACAAAGGATTAGAAGAAGCAGAAACTCATGGAGCTAACTTAATCTTAATCGACACCGCAGGACGTTTGCATAATAAAGAGAACTTAATGCGAGAATTAGAGAAAATTAAGAGGGTAATCAATAAACAAGATGAAGATGCTCCTCATGAGACTATCATGGTGCTTGATGCCACCAATGGTAGTAATGCCTTCCAGCAAGCCAAACTCTTTCATCAGGGAGTAGATTTAACCGGTGCTATTGTGACGAAGTTAGATAGCTCTGCTAAAGGTGGAGTGGTGGCCGCATTGAAAGATGAATTGGACATAGACACCCTTATGGTAGGCTTAGGTGAAGGTATGGATGATTTGATGATCTTTGATCCTCAAGCATATGTTGAGAGCTTTTTCGGCTAA